GCAACTTTGCACTGTTTGGGCAAGTATGTTGTAcactttgaaaaacaaaaacacatatatatagattaatacagAAGTTATTTTCGACAAGTATTGGTAGATTATTGTAGGTctgtccattttttttttttttgttcacatCTTCCTTTGTACCTTGACTAGAAAATAATAGTTTCTAGTCGTCGTGTTTGTATATCTATATTTGAAGTAGCATGCTTCCAGTTTCCGAACTCTACAAGTTATATTATTAGTCTATAGGACTATATTCATGCTACTTtgaatttaagtttttattatcattaattatattaattgatgacacatattttaaatacaacCAGCATACACATGAGGATCTAGGGGATTAGAGTATGTGTAGAAATTAAAACTATTCACAGATCCTTTATCATTGAATAAGCCAAAAGCCAAAGTCACGAGAGGTACATTTTAAAATCACGAGAGGTACATTTCAAGAGATCAATGGGTGTCATTTTGGCCTTGTTGTCAACTTCAGCACCACATTTAATTAATTCCCTCCAAGGGTTTTATAAGAGGGCTTTTTGCTTTCCCTACTGGGTGAAATGATCGGGATGGTCGCCCTCGTCAACTACGACGAAGACTATGGCAAACTCGTTGTCATCGTCGATGTCATCAACCAGAACCGAGCTCTCATGGATGCCCCTAATATGGAAAGATCCCAAATGAATTTCAAGAGGCTCTCTCTCACTGACCTTAAAATTGACATTAAGAGGGTTCCTAAGAAGAAGGAATTGCTTGATGCTATGGAGAAAGCTGATGTTAAGAAAAAGTGGGAGAATAGTTCCTGGGGCAGAAAGTTAATTGTTCAGAAGAGAAGGGCTTCTCTAACTGACTTTGATAGGTTCAAACTTATGTTGGCAAAGATTAAGAGGGCTGGACTGGTAAGGCAAGAGCTCGCAAAACTGAAAAAGGAGAATGCTTCCTAAGCATAGTTTTTATATCTGTTTCCCAATTTTGTTATGAATTTTCTGCTGTTGTacgtttggatggtgagattgTTTCAATGAAATAAGAGTTTCAAAGCAGCttgagtttttatatatttccaaCAAGACTTAATTGATAGTCAGTTTTATTGGTAGACCTTTTCTTATCTGGATGTTCATGTTActcaatattttaatcttaGTGTGGGTATTCATccacttttcttttaaaaaaaaaaaaaaacaaaaaaaaaatctattagtaATGGAATAATATGTTGGTGAGtgtttcaaatcaaatcaagttaTATGTGAAGAATCAATTGGTTTGGTATTTTGAGGAATAAAGCAACTGATGTTAAGAGGTATAACTACTGAACAAGTAAactacattccttcaattctcAATGTGTCCATGATATCAAGACTAGGCGCAATCCAATCCAACCCAAGTCAAGTTTAAACCTCAACTAATGAAAAACCCAATGCAcacccaacccaacccaactGAGCCAAATTCAGGCTAATAATCACAAATCTTTGTATATCTACCCGTAGGAATCCAAGGTGATGTCTTTAGCCCAGACTACCTTTCTATAGATCCCATCATGGACTAAAACAACCCTAATATATTTACTGATCCGAGTAGAGTGCCCCTGACACAGTTTCAATGTTGGGCTTAAATGCTTTTACTATATATTGGAACGAATTAAAATACCCatacaacaaataaaattagagagaaaCACTCATTATTAAAAGCAAACCATCCAACTAGAAATCTTTAGAACCATTGACAACCAAATATCTTCACAACCATAAAGCAACCGAAAGGGAGGAAGAGATACAACATCGTGGGTCTCAGTTTATTTaccattttttccccttttataaGCAAACTAGACAATCCATATGGCTAAATAACGAGAGgtatattttaaaatcaaagaccaaaacgtaaaacaactaaactaGATACATCTATCAACCCCAAAATTACAAGCGATACGACTGATTGATTCAAGTGTTCAGAAACAAATGAGTTACagagagagacacagagagagagagagagcaagagaaAGTGATGGAGCATAAAAGAAACTCACCGGTGAGAAGCCGGCGGCGAGACGATGGCGAGAATGCGGTGGCGAGACGACGGAGAGAAGACGGTTCGGCTACCAGTGAACCAAAACCCCCG
This genomic window from Carya illinoinensis cultivar Pawnee chromosome 7, C.illinoinensisPawnee_v1, whole genome shotgun sequence contains:
- the LOC122316213 gene encoding 60S ribosomal protein L14-1-like, translating into MIGMVALVNYDEDYGKLVVIVDVINQNRALMDAPNMERSQMNFKRLSLTDLKIDIKRVPKKKELLDAMEKADVKKKWENSSWGRKLIVQKRRASLTDFDRFKLMLAKIKRAGLVRQELAKLKKENAS